The following nucleotide sequence is from Halapricum desulfuricans.
GGCCGCTGGTCCGGCGCAGCCCGAAGGCCGGTCGGTAGGGCACGACGACGCCGTCGGCGGCCGCGTAGTACAGCGGGACGTCCTCGTCGGGAACGAACGCGAGCACGTCGTGGATCGGGACCGACGTTCGACGCTTCGCGGCCTGAACGTCCTCGGCGGTCACGTCGACCGGTTTGCCCGCAAGCACCAGCGTGAACGGCGGGCCGTCATAGCCCGACAGCGCTTCCAGCAGCACGTCCACTCCTTTCTCGTGGCGGAACTCGCCGAACTGCAGGAGGACCGTTCCGTCCGTCTCGATTCCCAGGCGCTCGCGCGCCGTCGACTGGTCCGGGAGATCAGTCCACAGCTCCAGCGTGTCCGGGAGGTACGCCAGCCGCTCCGTGGCGAAGCGGGGGTCGATCCCGCGGACGTACTCGGCGGCCTCGACCGACTTGACGATCAGGCGGTCGAACGCCCCGGCGTCGACGCAGTTCGCGAGCATCGGCGGCGAGAGGACGCTCGCCAGCGCGTCCTCGAAGAGTGCCCGGTCGAACCGCTCTCGGTAAGCGCTCGCGTCCGCGGCCCGGGCGGCGGCCGCGTACAGCCCGTCCTTGAGCGACTGCGCCCGTTCGGGATCGCCCAGCGTCGCCCGGTGGATCCGCTGCAGTAGCGCCGCGCCCGGACCGGTTCGCATCGCCGCCGAGACGACCCGGTGGCGTCGCGTGTTCCGGAAGAACCGCCCGCCGTCGAGCGTCCCCACCACCGCGGGACTCGGCCGGCCGCTCTCGGCGTGCTGGTAGAGATACTCCAGGACGTCGTCGACCTCGACGAAGTGAACCACGTCGTAGTCGCGCTCGCCAGCGACCCGGAACGCGGCGTCGACGGCCGCCCGGCGGTAGGCGTCGGTCCCGCGGTCGTCGGTCCCGGGATCGAACGCCGAAGCCTCGATCAGCCGATCGGCCGGGAACAGCTGTTCGTGGCGCTCCGTGACGGCCGTCGTGAGCAGGTCGACCGTGAGCCCGCCGGCCGGGTCGTGCAGCGCGTCGACGATCCGGCTCCCGAACTCCAGATGATAGCCCGCGTCGTGCAGATCGAACAGTAGAACTCTCATACTCTCGATATTCTCGGCCCGGACGTATCAATCTATGTGGTGGTTTCACCGAGGTGCGCGACCGGAAACTGTCGGCGATCGCGGGGAAACATTCACGCGGCTGCGCCGTCGATAGCCGGTATGCGAACGAGCGGACCTCGTGTCCTGATTGCGGCCGGCCTCTGGGGTGTCCTCGTCGCTGTCGCGCTGTTCGCCGCGGACGCGTTCGATCCGGCGCTGGCCGTTCTGCTCGCGTATCTCGGCTACGTCACGGCCTACCTGTTCGTCGAGCCCGAGGGACTGTCCCGCCAGTGGCGGCGCGTCCTACTGGCCGTCCTCGTTTTCGGTGCCGCCGCGACCGTCGTGATCGTCGGGTTCGACGTCCTCGAGATCCTGCGAGAGTAGCGGCTCGTCGGCGAGCTGGTAGGTCTCGGGGGCGCTGGCGAACGTCTCGACGGCCCGCCGCAGGCGTCGCTCGAACCGATCGGCGCCGAACGGTTCGGCCGCGGCCCGTAGCGTCGCCCGGTCGAACGTCGTCGCGGCGAGTCGCTCGACGCCGTCCGCGACGCCCTCGACCGTCGGCTCGACGACGACGCCCGTCCGCCCGTCCTCGATGACGCGCCCGGGGAACCCCTCCGGGACGGTCACGACCGGCGTCCCGACCGCGAGCGCCTCGATCGGCACGAGACCGAAGTC
It contains:
- a CDS encoding glycosyltransferase, translated to MRVLLFDLHDAGYHLEFGSRIVDALHDPAGGLTVDLLTTAVTERHEQLFPADRLIEASAFDPGTDDRGTDAYRRAAVDAAFRVAGERDYDVVHFVEVDDVLEYLYQHAESGRPSPAVVGTLDGGRFFRNTRRHRVVSAAMRTGPGAALLQRIHRATLGDPERAQSLKDGLYAAAARAADASAYRERFDRALFEDALASVLSPPMLANCVDAGAFDRLIVKSVEAAEYVRGIDPRFATERLAYLPDTLELWTDLPDQSTARERLGIETDGTVLLQFGEFRHEKGVDVLLEALSGYDGPPFTLVLAGKPVDVTAEDVQAAKRRTSVPIHDVLAFVPDEDVPLYYAAADGVVVPYRPAFGLRRTSGPFLKACGAGKPVLAPAFGFFDRQVRDRNLGLTFVPEDPDDLRRKLARFAADPAATYDPDSMRTFASERTFERVAEDLREVYETTATSALDE